In Colletotrichum higginsianum IMI 349063 chromosome 1, whole genome shotgun sequence, one genomic interval encodes:
- a CDS encoding Meiotically up-regulated 80 protein produces MPGGVCAVLDYEVDQMAEFVAEMATRVVMPLSTTAVTPPFRKFVSQILSSTRLPKSTILLGMNYLAKRVNTLKQNNPSYTVPEGQVWRMLTVSLLLGSKFLDDNTFQNRSWSEVSGIPVAELNALEHEWLEQSGWCLYVNLDYSADYKAWLTSWDDWKVLKDQATARANRERHVPAIDTNINRYGGRSAYHTFVQQQAAEYERYEAIKRNELAHQQAYGNWNWQSAPLTPPDSGYGTPEYINSATSANARYNDWFSQAAASAQWNNRYQQPTHGYYGHRHNQQAFSGHYNYSQNMWEHGVAECSCANCVGPAVKPPAYFAHPGFGQPVMG; encoded by the coding sequence ATGCCTGGAGGTGTCTGTGCCGTCCTCGACTACGAGGTCGACCAAATGGCCGAGTTCGTTGCCGAGATGGCAACCCGCGTCGTTATGCCTCTATCGACCACGGCTGttaccccccctttccgcAAGTTTGTCTCGCAGATCCTCTCATCTACGAGACTGCCTAAGAGTACCATTCTTCTGGGAATGAACTACCTCGCGAAACGTGTCAACACGCTCAAGCAGAACAACCCTTCGTACACGGTACCCGAGGGTCAGGTCTGGCGAATGTTGACGGTctcgctgctgctcggcagCAAGTTCTTGGACGACAACACCTTTCAGAACCGTTCCTGGTCTGAGGTGAGCGGCAtccccgtcgccgagctcaacGCTCTGGAACATGAGTGGTTGGAGCAGTCTGGCTGGTGTCTGTATGTCAACTTGGATTACAGCGCGGACTACAAGGCTTGGCTCACCAGCTGGGACGACTGGAAGGTCCTCAAGGACCAGGCTACAGCCAGGGCCAACCGCGAGAGGCATGTCCCCGCCATCGACACCAATATCAACCGGTACGGCGGTCGATCCGCCTACCATACGTTTGTTCAGCAGCAGGCGGCTGAGTACGAGCGCTATGAGGCCATCAAGCGCAACGAGCTGGCCCATCAGCAGGCATACGGCAACTGGAACTGGCAGTCTGCCCCGCTTACCCCACCGGACTCTGGTTATGGCACTCCCGAGTATATCAACTCTGCTACGTCGGCCAACGCCCGGTACAACGATTGGTTTTCACAGGCAGCTGCCAGCGCCCAGTGGAACAATCGATACCAGCAGCCTACTCATGGTTACTACGGACACCGCCACAATCAGCAGGCCTTCTCTGGACACTATAACTACTCGCAAAACATGTGGGAGCACGGTGTCGCAGAGTGCAGTTGTGCGAACTGCGTCGGGCCCGCGGTCAAGCCGCCTGCTTACTTTGCACACCCCGGCTTCGGTCAGCCCGTCATGGGCTGA